Below is a genomic region from Helicoverpa armigera isolate CAAS_96S chromosome 12, ASM3070526v1, whole genome shotgun sequence.
cagacttactggcttctgactatccgtaacgactgccaagctGACTCTTATATAACTGGGAAAGGGCTCAGAGATGATGATACTGAAAGTTAGCACTTAAATACTGTAGCTGAATTATGTTACCTCACATATAGGACTGTTTGTGTTAGCCTCAATATGGTGACATTTGATGCACCTAGTCATAAACAGGTTTCCGTGTAGTTCTATCAAGTTTTTGGTGCCAGCTTTAGCGTGTAGACCATCCACACTCTGTGTGATCACCGTTACAGACTTATCTGATCCATACTTTTCCTCAAACTTTGCTATTGCTTTGTGCGCCTGAAAAATAcagtatttcaattaatttaagtaataaaagaaGTTTGAATATTGATTGCTTAATTTTGCTTATAATCCAAATTGATTAAAGAGTTTGTGTAGAAAATCAGAACTTAGTAAAGTATCGGAGATGTAAATGATACTAgcgttttttacataaaatgagaTGTTAAAAAAGAATATAGCTCACATCATTAGGCTGTGCCTTAGCGGCTAATTCCCGCCTATAATGATAGAACTCCCAGACTATGCTAGGGAATGTTAGGAAGGCTCCTGAGGTGGCCAGCGACGATGCTTGGTACTTCCTCCAAAGCCCACTGGACCCATACACCGGGAGACCAGATTCCGAGCTTATATCGTCGCCAGAAATTATAACCACATTGTTAGCAGATTTCAAAGACTCCTTGAATTGTGCCATATGGCTAGAATACCGTACATCCATAATTTTAGGCACGCTACAAAGTATAAACGACCTACGAATTGAAAGTGCTAGAGTGTTTATTAAGCGCattctattattattgtagttttatGAGTTGCAGAATTCCGAGCAGGTACTAACTATAATTAATACGATATTTGAAATAAGTTAAATGCTTTAACCGGTGTAAGtaaaaacagtttaaataaCCTAGAATTttgggataaaaataaaactaaactccaataaaatctgaaaacaaaatcttcaaaagTTTAAATGTCTGTCACTGTCAAGTCACATGCAGGCTTGACACTGACAGTTGATACTCGACAGTATTATTTTGACAACTTGATATTCgtctaaaaacttaaaattattcagtattttttatttacttgaaaaaccattttcaacaaaattaactTTGACTAATTTCGACCATACTTAGGGTATTCCAATGTCTTGTTACGTACCTGCATCCGAATCTGTTATCCGAAGGTCGGATTTACGGGGTCATGGGGTCATTTCCCCCTTTGGCTAGATCCAGGTGGACTACAAATAAAAACCCCCTGTTTTCCTGTGTCGATCTGATTCAatttttgttcataatttttcatatcatttTTTTCCCTGCTTACAAAGTTAACAAAAACTTCAAAAGAAAGTGACAGCAACTGCAGCTTTATACTTATCTAGAACACATTatcaaagtttaatttaattacatttttttgtatcttgatcACGACTGTGTGACACCCCCGGGCGCGGAAGCTAGATCCGCCCTTGTTCATATTAatatctctctctctctctcttagCCTGTATTGTCCCACaactgggcaaaggcctccccattttgcctccacacctctcgatcttttgagtcTTTCCACCAATTAtcatcataatataatattgttttttttcaaaacatttttgggaCCTCCTCCCAAACGTAGACATAGTCAGGTTTTGCACCGGATTTCCTTTGTATAACCGATCGTCCCATCATGAGAGTAGCGGTGGCTTAGGAGTCCACGCTATGTAGATACGAAAGAGCGGTCCTGTCCTGGGCCAGACAGACCAGGCACTTCATTAGTTCCTGAATTTCAATGGCTTCTTGTTTCTTTCTTGGAAAACGTCTGAGAAAATTTATATTCAGCGTGAGATGATAATAAATGGGCATTTCTCTTTAAATCTGAATTAAACTCAAGTTTTGCTTATGAAGGAATCTGATTGCCTAAGCTGTCTTAAAACGTTTGGTAAATCAGTTACAATATTTAGGTACAACGTTTGGTCTAAGATAGTCTAGTTGGGATCTTTTAACTAATCGTCAAAACATCCTCTGAGTAATTTTTTATGTGGTTGCTAAAAGAATTCTCACTACTCTTATTCGAAGCATTAGGATAAGATAATTATGTTAGGTATGTACAGTTAACACCAGAAttgtattaagtacctacaacttGAAAATTTTAcctaggtattttttaaatagttgaCTGTGTAGAACAAATTAAAAGACCTAACCAGGATTCGAACCAAGCTTTGTTCACTGCCACTGAACCGTTGTTGAATGTAAtaacaagaaaactgttattCCAATTCCCCACGCTGTACTGCAATATTCAGTTGCTGAAAATAATGCGCACAGGAAGAAAATAATCACTCAAAACGTAAAGAAAATGTTGTATGTACACTCATACGTAAAAGGGGAGATATTGAAACACGACGAGATTCTTGAACATCTCGCATAATGCTTAGAACACGACATGTAGATATTAGTATGGTAGATATTTGCTTTCTGCCTTCCTGCCTCagtttcttgtaaaacacagTCGCGCATAGTCGCGTCTCGAAACGCGTAGCCCGGCCGGTCGCGCGACGAAAACATTTCACGCATTTTCCGAGAAAATCATTTAAGTTccacaagaataaaaaaaatactgcctaaaaattaaaactgtgtggttatacctatttaattttatttaaatttaagtaaaaatatacataacaacaataaataaataggtcgTAGTATGCTTATATATCCAAGGTGGAAAGATATTTCGGTACCCGGGCGATACGCCAAACTGTGTTTGATTATAATTCTGTGACGAACGCCATGTGATTAGTAAACACTGATATCATAATTATTAAGGAAACATAAACAGACATGGAAAAGTCTGACactacttaaaaaaattaacGGTTAaaacctacaataaaataaatgaagtgataaaaaaactaaataaaagtgttaaaaaaatgtgctagtgattttttttaaatttagtcTTGTTCGGCAATGATACTGCGATGAATGTGCCAACGATCAAAACCGACTCAGAGGTGGACCTTCAGACGCAGAGCACCTCTCGTCTGCAACCGAGAAGAAACGCTGGACCTCCAAAGAAGTCCCTAGCCTCAAAACTATGGGACTTATTGCAACCGCTCGCGAGATTATGGGGCCTTATCACGGCTGTTGGTTAGTATGAAAACTGATAAGGATTTCCTTTTGTAAATAAAGCATTACCTGGGCTTTGTACGGCGAAAATAGGAGAAGTTACTAAATAATGTATAAAAGTGTAAATGTTTAAACTAGGCTTGAAAGTTATCTCTACTTAATTTTTCAATGGAGTTTCCGTCGTGACAAGTCATGCGcatatataagaaaatatttactctCTAACTTTCTCCAATTAAAAAACTGCAGGAATCCGTATCTCAAGAAATAAAGAAGAGTAAGTTTCAAAGTTCACATACTCGACGGACAATGAATAACATTTCAATGAAACGAAAACATCTTCGCGTGTCATTGAGTAACGAACGTTTTTATAAAGTTCCAAAGTATTGAATAAACAAGTGCCAAAAGTTTTTCGAAACATTTCTCTTTGTTGCGTGTTCAAAGACAATTTTTATAAACATGGACTTTGGAATGACAAGATACAAAAGAAGGGTTAGGAACTGGGGTTTCTAAGGAAGAAAGGTCTGAATAAAGACTGTCTAGTAGAGGTATAGTCTGTACCTATAGAGTAACTAACCCATAGAAAACCCGTGGCAATGCAGTTAAACTTTGCAAGAGGAGTTATTGTGAATATTTAAGTATGAGAGACACTGAGACGCAAAAGCTCGGGTAATAAAAGGATGCATAgctatacatacaaataagtagATATGTATGTGTAATTGCAACGTCGCATCGCTGTAAAATTTCCAGACGACTCGATGTTGGAAATTTTTGTGTCAGCTGATGTTTATAAGATAGTTTCCTTATGTGCTTGCAAATCATTTCAGTGACTTCTGCTATCATAGATTTCATAGATACATAGTTAGGACTGACTTCGTATACGAACAGTAAGGTTTGAGAGAAAATTTTTACCTGAGGAAAGGCTGGGCAGAGATCTCACCGTGAAAGAATAACAGACAAACCGAGCtacatttcaaagaaataataacGAGGATATCAATAGATGTTTAGATCCGTATTTATGACTCTAACCTGAGgataaggcggccaactttccgaaaactgaatgcgggacttaacctttcgtgaaaagggGGGTGGGggggggcattgaaaaatgatcggacggaactgataaaataaaaaccgtaagcaaaaagctataatttaacctatcaatatcgtgtcacagcgtgcactaatgtcttattttcaaaatcattaggcctcacgagttcagtagaaataaagagaacgagattatattataggtaatctgtgttcctgcactgttgagcgtgcgcgcaggtgggtgttgtgtagaagtgtggtagaaaaatagggatgcgggacatgcgggacgcatacaacgttttgcgggactattttactattaatttcaaagcgggatttcgtcaagcattgcgggacggtcccgcagaatgcgggacggttggccgccttaccTGAGGatcctataaatattttatcgttcGCTAAAGGCACTTAGTTTAATCGATTAATTACTATGAATTATGATATTATCTGCGCATAAGATCGTCTGTTCATCTATCTAAGAtagattacattatttattcagaCTGATATCTTACACAGGTAAGAATTATATAACTATCTTTGGAGATATCTCGACTAGACGAATACGGAAGAGTTTTGTTATCAAAGCAAGATATTtatctacttacctatgtaaaaaaGTTTCGCGTAGAATCACGCTCTATGGGTTCTGAACTCCAATTTTTTTGTACGGACCTCTTTGATATGGAGTTTTCAacttttacaagttttttacaAGTCGGATCGATTTATTCACTGAAAATGTATACTTTGTAAAGGTAAGATGAAAAAAGTAGCAATTAAGTTAATGGGGCATTTTTAAATTTAGTCAATTTTCAATTCAAGTCTTGCcttgagaaaaataaaaaacaatattacgagtgtttttttttgttgactgTACAGGTACTTCTTTAGGTAAACATCATCATTAGTTATATTGACTCTGTCGAAGTCTACTTAAATATAGTTACGTGCGTGattcaaataatttacctactaaCGTGATTTTTACGAAAACACTTATTCAATAATACggaagtaggtatttaaaatgacaatacaatacaataggtatttaaattacaatcattttgtataataatggAATAGTTCTGAGACACGCGATTGTCCCCAATTGGAGACAATCTATGAATCGATACTTCTTCATGATAGGTACGACTTCTGTCttcaagccttttcccaactctaTCGGGGTCGGTTCCATATTGCTTGGAAACCGTATTAATGATGATGacctttaatattatataacattGAGCTACTAGTGTTTGTACGTACATCACAATAGTAACGACTGCATTGAGTAATTCGACCTACATACTGTTTTTTTCGGGTTAGGTACAGTCGAGTTCAAAAGTGTCTCTCACATTTTAGGTTTCACATTTCGAGATTGTTTTTGTCTTTCTTGGCTTTTGTCTTTTATTAAGTACATTCGAAATCACAAGTGACAAACCATTTCCTTGGAGACGTGTCTCTCACATTTCTGTATATCCCTTCGGGATTTAAGAAGCGTGAATGTTAAATATTGTCATGTACCTAATGATGTATTCTACGTACGTTTAAAGTCCATTTACATTTCTCTTGTGTAACTCAAACACTAAAGATTCGTGTCAGTACATAAAACGAGTGTTTATGTTCAGAAATAATGTTGTATAAGATGTTATGTTGAGAACTCATAAAAGAGAATATATGAACACTTTCTGCGTTATTTATTAGAACTATGTACGTCGTTTAGGTTCGTGGCTTGACACTGTGTTGGCTGCTTTTAACCCTTAAGTGTTGACCGCACTTCACGTATTGAGATCACTTCGAGCCTAAGGACATCTGAAAGTCTTATGAGATCAACTGGTCTCACTATAGAATGGGTCAAGGTGCCAAGATGGAATGAGTCAAGGGTAAAATTATGAATATCCTTACTTAACTTATTATTTAGTAAGATGGGGTTTACAGACTAAAATTGGAGTAACTTTAAAGTTTTCTAAGAACCACATAGATCCTAAGTAGTATAAGAGTACCGAGGTACCTAGATAGATATTTATGGTACCTACTGCAATGGCTTAGTGACATACTATCTGCATAATTATGAAAACACAGCTCACAAGTATTCATCATCTTCATTGTTTGAACTTGTGATAACTACGTATGTTTGTTGATAACACAATTCTTCATCATTTATCACGTACCTTCCGAACAGGAAACCTTGACTGACAAACGCTGCTTAACTTAACCTTCTAGACTCTAAATATAAAGAGTATACAATGAAGTTCGTTGAAAAAGGTGTAAAGATGCGTTAAAGAGGGCTTACACGGTTTAAAAGTatgcgcacactacaaacttttagtcggtcgatagttggtttgggctcataagtcagtttgaagatgaatggaagtacacacgtaataACGATCAGGCATTTGTCCGGCTTCAAACCGTCTGAAAactgattgaattcacgattttctaaaaGTAACTCTTTCCAACCACCTTACcgacagtcggccgacagttagtGTGCAGTGTACGCCTAGGCTAAGCCTTCAGAACTAGGAGTGAATAATCCCCTTATTAGAATTCAGGCATGTTCTCCGTGAATAGGGTTCGTTCGACGGGGCCTAGCGCggattgtgacgtcacatgtCTTCCAATATTTTACTGAGaatttcacataatattttcagaGCGCAGAAACTATATTGCGTTGCATGCCTTGTATTCTTTACATTTTGAGACAAAGCCAAAGTACAAACAGACGTTCTGGATCGATCGATCTAGTTTCCAAGAGATTGTTAAaacataacttatttttaattcagaTAGGAATGTACAATAAttctaagaaatatttcaaatataaaatgagaGCAATTGCtagtttaaaaaagtttagtCTAGTACCGAGAAAATTCTTTGTTTCGAAACATTTACTAAATAACAGTTATATAAGTTTGAACAGTTTGCTTTCACACAATCCAATAAAACTGAACTGaacaatttattactttagGTACTTGCAGTACACAATGAACGGAAACTAATTCTAAAGTTAGTTTTGTTTCAATAGAATCTAACAGTTGGACTGTTAGTGTTCACTAACTATGCATTAACTTTGATCATAAAACACTTTCTGATGTATGGATTGATTAATGTATAGAGAGACAAGCCTCATTCTAATTTACCAAAGCCGCTagaattttcaattcaaaatcatttaaattgcTGAACATTTCAGGAAAAGtctgttattaaaaacaaacaacaaaacgtaAAATTCTATCAAGGAAAACACATTTGCACTCTCCATCGCTCCATCGacattttcatagtttttacGATCTATGTCAAAGCAATGGAATTAAGATAAggatctatatttattttatctcgttTTGAGGAAAATTTGTTTTCACATACGTCACGAACAGATATGACAGGCCATACTATTTACTTGTAACTACGTAAGTTTAAATcgcatgaaaaatattattaagtaggcAGTTTTCTTGAATAGaatataaaagtacctactcaaaCCCTAAGGGTTGtgtattaaaaatagtaaagaaactcataaaagaaaatgaaaaaaagattTTCTGGAAAATTAAAAGCATAGGTAGTTACTCGTAGGTAAGTCTACATAGCTTGCTCTAATATTTAACAATGGCCTCgtttttacaaaagttttttctttactcTAAAACCAGGTTAATAATGAGCGTATATTCATCAGGCCGAGCTATCTATTGCACCTTCTAGGAAATCACATGGAGCTATAAATAACGTGTTCGAGGAAGCATCTAATGCGCTACTATTTATACGAGCAGTCGTGATAAATCTCGACGAGAAGATGTTTTTCGGATACCTTTTCAATTTGCTTGAGTAACGTATTGCAACAAGTTGGGGACTGTAGATAagtagctatattttatgtatgtagagTATAATAGTGTGGAGTGGATGCAGTTGGGTAGGTATTAGGGAAATTATTCGGTCAAAGGGTGGACGTTTATTAATACTTGTAATCTGTCAAAATTATAGTTCTTGATACTGCGTCCGTAGTAGCTTCAATAGAGGCTGTAAAACAAAGGAAGTATCTTCGTTCCACGTACATACATATTCGTACCCGTTTTTAGGGGTACAGTCTAATAACGGTTTGAAAATGAACTTCGAATATTTTTGATCCACCTGCCAGTATGTATCAGTGAGCTATTCTTTGCTAACGTAAAACGGGCTACGTGGAAACAAGGATGATACGTAAAACAAAGATTAAACGAAAAATATGTTACCTCCAGTTTTTCCATGTGCCTTTTCCTAGAATTTTAGTCAacattttccatttatttttttcatttatagtACCTACGTATATCACTGATCCTTCGGAGTCCTATAACAAATCACTAGAAAGATGCGTAGTTAATATAATTTCTACGATTGTAAACAGAACAATGTTCTAAAGTACCTCTGATTGATTCAGTGATCAATAGTGGGTGTGTACGCATTTCCAAGTGTTAACGAGATCAAACtctgaattattttgtttgtgattttGGTACTTTATTAGCGATTGATAAACTTCTTACACGTGCCGAGTATTAATATGATGTGGACCAATTTAATTATGAATAGGCCAGGAAGAAGGAAATATCAGATACTTAATTATACACAGAATTCTGGTAAAAATActactacttacctacctaaaaatatcaagatcatattattattatcttccgatgtttatctttattttcaagTGTTTAAGATAGACATGGTTACCGACTAGGTAAATACGGCACACTTAATTGAATCCAAAAATGTCCCCTATACTTTTTAAGTGATAGCTATTAAGGGggcattaatttaaaattgtttgttcacAAATTGAACGTTCGTAGGGAGCTggtttatatgtatgtgtagtaaagatatataagtaaaagtttttgGGGCGATTgttataatatgaattatttttttcaaagctTCTGTTTTAAAACGCACAATAACtggttttttaaaattcctaATATAGCTTACCTACCGCCTGATTTCCTGTATATTATATCTGTTAGTTATATCAAAATCGTGGTCCTTCACTGAATCGCCGAAATTCAAGTTCCTTTCACAGATGATGGTCACGTCTCTACATAATGTCAATGGTAATTTTGCCTCATTCATCCTTATGCCATGGGATAAGGGTGGGTAATTCCATTGTGTTTTATTCTGTTAGACTACCACCGAGATTAAACGGGTGTGGAAATTATTgcttatttattcaattacatAAAAGCCTTTAGCTTGGTAAATAATTGCTTGATAGACATTTTTAGGAATCTTTTCCTACTGTGGCTGGAAGTACCAGATTGTAACAGACAGCCTAAATATTGGACATTACCTAAATACTATTGATAAGTTcaattattaattcaattatttttaaatgttttttatttttatattcaatatttaaaaatgtaagaaatatgtgcaagaataaatgaatgaaaaatcaAGTTCAATTAATATATGACATTAGGGATCAAAAAGGGCATTTTCCATAgaatttttttgcaaacattttttttaatttccccaaaaacttacataaataatggATTCGCGTATAAATACTTATGTTACATAAACCTAGTAAGTAAGATATATCTAAACATTATGTGAGATATACTGGTATAAGTGACAAACGCCGTACTAATCCATGCTTTAATATCATGAAAGCGAAAGTAATTCAGTAAGTAACGCTTTCACGACTGAATAGATAAGCAGACATTTGATGTGTGGGTGACACAGATCTTATATCTTATACTATGTGGGTCAGGATCTCTAAGATAtattgaatagtttttattcactcgaaacctgaaaaaatattggatactaCAAatgaatacctatatttttttgtgttgtagaTGAAGATTTGTGCGtatgtataaatacaaaaaaaaacgatctttttttttaatttaaactaatgtTTACGAGTTATTGTGTAATGCCATAGTTTTAGAACAAGacaaaagaacataaaatgaCTTCTGAGATTTACTAAATGGGAAACTTCCTTGTCCCATGACTCACATGTGATACACACctattgtttaactattgtgtctataTTGTGGACAGTGTCGTGGTCGTTTTGTACTCAACACTGCAATTTTTCTCTAAAATTATTcccctttttaattatttaaaattaataaatcagAAATATTAATACAGCATAGATCAGAAAAATcaatatatttcttaaatacaaTTGTATAGAAAAATGATTTGGAACAGAAGATTGAGTAAAAGTTACAGATAACTTACGAAgaaatgaaacttttctaaacGTAGACACCTGGCTGTGACAAGTCCAGTTTTTCTTCAAGAAACAGataatttttcttcattttctgCATGTTATACCAAAGTAGGTAACTAGTTCGGAAAGTTGGTATAATACGTTTAAAAAATGTGGTTTGTAAACGATGTggattttcttttcatttaaaagatgtttaaataaatttatgAAAGCATTGGATTCCCGTGAAATcctataattattatcttcgcaagatttttttaacatttaaatccTATAGCGTAATGGACTCATTACTTTATTGAAAGAGAAACACAGTAGGTACTCTATATTAATCCTCTTTACGTAAAGAGGCAACAATGtgtatgaaaaagaaaatgtaattcttgtaaataaataaagtcagactgatttaattaaagaattaaagatacaaagtataaaataatactccGGACTCTGAAACATAAAACACCGTTGCAGTACAATGACTGCTAATAAACTTAACTgcaacatacaaacaaacaggcAGGTaccttttaataacaaaaatagagACCTTAAACTCATTAACTGAGTCTTTTTGTGATTAAGATGATTTATCGAATCCATGATCCtctcaatgttttattttctgataaTGATGAATATGGAAATACCTATCATAGCACTAGCTAAAGTATCATTTAGCTAATCAGACGGGTTTAAGACTAAACTCTACATAAATAAGACTGACGTCCAGATGCTAGCTCGAGAAACGCTCAatcttatataattttacaaaattcacgCATTTCCCTACAGTAGCTAGGTAACTAAAGATTTTCAAGCACGCAGATTTGCAAATCAAAGCTAACACgagcaaaacaatataacacGTAATATAAGAGAGGAAGGCACCATAACTCTGTAGgtgctaaataataaatatttcaatcttCAGCTTTCAGTACAAAGTGCTGAAAGTTGGTGATTCGTTCACAGTTCATCGCCTTGTTTCAGTTCCTGTAGTCGTCACTTTGATAAATGTGTCAGTTTGACGGAATCAACTTTTGGTTATTTTTGCAAAGTGTTGCAGAaatacattttgatttatttgtgttGTGGTTTTAATGTTGATTGGTTGTTAATGGTCTTGATACAAAGTTGAAGATATTAGAATGTATTTTGATAGTTTATTTAGAAGAGAAAACACATGAATAAAAACAAGCGGGCGTAGTACCAACAGtcgaacaattattttaaatgtaattgtaTACAATTATGTCTAGACTCTCCGAAAGATACAAAAGAAAACCCAAAATGTAATTTCCTTACCATAATGCAGAATATACATATTCACGAAGGTAGGTATACTCCAGGAGAAAGGATTTGTTTGCTCTCAACACAAACTATCGGAAGGCTG
It encodes:
- the LOC110378151 gene encoding NAD-dependent protein deacylase, whose amino-acid sequence is MRLINTLALSIRRSFILCSVPKIMDVRYSSHMAQFKESLKSANNVVIISGDDISSESGLPVYGSSGLWRKYQASSLATSGAFLTFPSIVWEFYHYRRELAAKAQPNDAHKAIAKFEEKYGSDKSVTVITQSVDGLHAKAGTKNLIELHGNLFMTRCIKCHHIEANTNSPICEALANRGSPEATEVLSNIPESDLPHCNESGCSGLLRPNIAWFGESLEADVVNKAEEAMSKCDICMVLGTYLMFPAAMYGHEAMNRGAIVAEFNSDPSRKWNFHYLFQGPCSRTIPEALDI